The following nucleotide sequence is from Desulfovibrio aminophilus DSM 12254.
GCCGCCCATCTACGCCGACCACGCGGGCCGGATCGTGGTGGGCCGTTCCAAAACCCTCAAGGACGGCCAATGGGTGGCCGTGGCCGAAACGCCCCTGCGCGTGGTCCACGCCGGGGTCTGGAACTTCCTGACCGTGGCCGTGCTGGCGGCGCTGGCGGTCATCACCCTGCTCACCCCGGCCTTGCTGCGGCTGACCCGCTCCGTCGAAGCTCCCCTGGAGGAGATGGCCCGCATGGCCCGCGCCATGGAGGAGGATCGGCCGGACATGGACTGCGCGCCGGGAGCCTTCCGCGAGGCCCCGGACGAAATACGAACCTTGTACGACGCCTTCGTCCACATGACCGGCAAGCTGCGGGACACCATCTCCCAGCTGGCCGTGTGCGCGATCACGGACCCGCTCACCGCCCTGGCCAACCGGCGCTCGCTCATGGACGAGGGCCGACGCCTGGCCGGGGTCTGTCGCCGCTCCGGCGTCCCATTCTCCGTGCTCATGATCGACCTGGACGGATTCAAACAGATCAACGACACGCTGGGACACCAGGCCGGGGACGAGGTGCTGCGGCATGTGGCAGGTCGGCTGCGCGCGGCCGCCCGGAGCACGGACTTCGTGGCCCGCTACGGCGGGGAGGAATTCGTGGTTCTGGCCCCCGGCGCCGACGCGGCCCAGGCCCTGAGCCTGGCCGAACGTCTGCGCGCGGCCGTGGAGTCCGAAGCCTGCCCCCTGGATATCCAGAGCGTGCTCTGCACGGTGAGCATCGGCACGTCCACCCTTGACGGCGCGGGTACCCCCGAAGAAGCTTTGGAAGCCGCCCTGGGCCGCGCGGACCAAGCCCTCTATCAAGCCAAGAACGCGGGCCGCAACCGCGTCCGGGCCTTCGACCCGGCTTCGCCGGGTTCCTGAAGGCCTTCGGCCTGTTTCAAAAAGATTGAAAGACGAAAGCTTCTTCCGCCTTTCTATGAACCCCCGAAGGGCCGGCTTCGCCGGTCTTCAAAAAGACTAAAAAAAAGAAAACCGCTTTGCCTTTCTATGCCCCCCCGAAGGGGGCGAGGGGGGCGAAGGAGGCCTTGGTGAGGGCGGCGAGGTCGCGGGGGGTAAGTTCGATGTCCACGCCGCGGCGTCCGGCGCTGACGAAGATGGTCGGATGGGCCTCGGCCGAGGCGTCGATGTAGGTTGGCAGACGCTTCTTCTGGCCCAGGGGGCTGACCCCGCCGACCACGTAGCCGGTGACGCGCTCGACCCGCGCCACGTCGGCCAGGGCGGCCTTCTTGACGCCCGCGGCCTTGGCCAGCAGCTTCAGGTCCAGACGCCGCAGCACCGGCGCCACGGCCACCACGAGGCCCGCGCCCGCCTCCACGACCAGGGTCTTGAAGACCCGCTCCGGGTCCACGCCCAGCTTGTCCGCCGCCTCGCGGCCATAGGACTCCGCCGCCGGGTCGTGCTCATACTCGTGGACCTGAAAGGCGATCCTGGCCTTCTTCGCCATCTCGATGGCCGGGGTCATGCTCCCTCCCCGTCGGACAACGCCGACACCGCCTCGTACCCCTTCCCCCCGCCAGCCCGCAACCCCGGGCCTTCGGCCCATCCCAGAAAGGCGGCGGTGGGGGACCTCTCAGCCTTTCTGAAGACCGGCGAAGCCGGGGGCCTTCGGCCCATTCCAGAATGGCGGAAGAGCCTCTTCGCCTTTCTGAAAACCGGCGAAGCCGGAGGGTTGGCGGGCGGGAGGATTGCGGATATTCTGCTCT
It contains:
- the ybaK gene encoding Cys-tRNA(Pro) deacylase, producing MTPAIEMAKKARIAFQVHEYEHDPAAESYGREAADKLGVDPERVFKTLVVEAGAGLVVAVAPVLRRLDLKLLAKAAGVKKAALADVARVERVTGYVVGGVSPLGQKKRLPTYIDASAEAHPTIFVSAGRRGVDIELTPRDLAALTKASFAPLAPFGGA
- a CDS encoding sensor domain-containing diguanylate cyclase yields the protein MRDSRTLIFRLMPDSLRGRIRLFSLLLIALPVLTSALLFGVFLKGRAEEQERFHLDVLLEQYTAEADDWLGRCMADVTFLAESEEARHLQLERLGRLLTAFSRTHQGFIALSYVDARGFTVLDPSGVPAGMDISDRSYFLAARRGDSTITDVVTSRATGLPVLIFAAPVRGPERDFRGLILGASSPAALDKMARLAATSEGRIIRILDRKGERVTGRSGPLAGVVGPPLESPLRELVFRNAPLPPIYADHAGRIVVGRSKTLKDGQWVAVAETPLRVVHAGVWNFLTVAVLAALAVITLLTPALLRLTRSVEAPLEEMARMARAMEEDRPDMDCAPGAFREAPDEIRTLYDAFVHMTGKLRDTISQLAVCAITDPLTALANRRSLMDEGRRLAGVCRRSGVPFSVLMIDLDGFKQINDTLGHQAGDEVLRHVAGRLRAAARSTDFVARYGGEEFVVLAPGADAAQALSLAERLRAAVESEACPLDIQSVLCTVSIGTSTLDGAGTPEEALEAALGRADQALYQAKNAGRNRVRAFDPASPGS